A stretch of DNA from Rattus rattus isolate New Zealand chromosome 1, Rrattus_CSIRO_v1, whole genome shotgun sequence:
aacaaacaaacaaaaaaagtctaAGGATCTAGCTCAGACATAGAAGACATGATTTCCGTGCTTGAGGCCTTGGTTTTAATCCCCAGCGTAGGCCTGGTCTAGGCTATCTCCATGGACTAGACAACTTGGAGGAGTCACTAAAGCCAAGATATTTTAGTGCACACGATTCCCTGCTCAGAGCTCTGTGCTCAAGTCCTGGGCTTGAGGGCTTTAActgggaagaaaacacaaagggccAAGAGGATTGACTGCAGCAACGGAAGGAAGGCAAGGGGTCGGGAGGGCTCTACTGGCCCTCACAGGTAAGCACAGCATTaggctgttctctctctgcagtgCCATCCATGGAGTTACCCGATTACTCCCCTCTCTACGTAGGACCTTTTTCCGACACAGTTCCACGATCTCTGCGCAGCTCACAGGTCTCAATGACCTCATATTAAAAGTTAGAATTCCCAAATAAAAGGTCATAAATGCTGGAGTTCGGTGGGGGGCTTTGGGGTTGTTTTTGATGATTATGAGACAGTCtaactatgtaggccaggctggcctagaaatcacaaagaaccatctgcctctgccactcACGTGTTGGAATCGAAGTGCTGGCAGGTACCCCTGTGTCCtgctcttgctttgttttgtttgagaagtCACCTTCTGACACGGTGACTATGTTGTTGTTGCTTCTGCATAGATCTGGTTTTACCAGACCAATGGTATTCCCAGAACTAGATGCATATAGAGATCTCAAGAAAGGCGTTTTAACATCCATAGATTGGACTTTCATTCTTAATCtgttttgtatgtgcatgtgtaactGAAGGTACATACCTGCTAATCACAtgagtggaggtcaggggacaattttCACTTGGCTCTTTCCAACCCTATTGCTTTAAGCTTTGAGGTGgagtctctcttgtttctgcctttgtACTGTGTACCCTAGGCTGGCTGTGCAATGAGCTTCCAGATGGTTCTCCTGTTCCACCTCCCATCTTGCAATAggggtgctggaattacagatgctgacccccacatctggctttttacttGTTTCAGGGACATTTTACTTGCGTTCcaggaatcagactcaggtcGTCAGCCATGggcagcaagcatttttacctactgagccgtctcctcaccccacccccaccccccagccccataGATAAGGCTTCTGAAGCTAGGTCCAACTGCAGGATCCTAGGTGGCAAAATGGAGGGGACCTGGAATTTACTAGAATTACGGTCTAGAAAGGGGTCAGGGGTCCAGATCACGGGGAAATGCCCCCCTCAGTGAAGAGCTGAACATCAGAAGCTTCATCAGGCTCACTGGCCACCCATACCAGAGCTGCTTGTGTGATGTTCAGAAAAGTTAATGTCATTGCCACGTCTACCAGAGCGTAGTATCTGGCAGACAGCAGGTCTCGTAGGTCCTGGGTCTGGCTCTTGGGTAAATTGCTAGACATCTCTGTGCTTCGTTTTCTTCACATGTGCAAGAAGAAACTAGACCAGATTATCCCCAGGCCTCCACCACTTTGTTTAAAACCCCAATGCTGCCTTTTGGTTAGGActaaggaataagagaaagaaacagttcATTTAACCAGCGACCTGCACTTTACAACTAGTCTTTTAATTCGGCctgagggcttcctggaggagaggTGTCCGGGTAAGATTAGCGGTGGGGACTCCAGGGACTAGATAGGGGAACACTGCAGATTCTTTCCTTTGGGTGGGTTATTTCCCTGGGCTGTTGAAGATGTCCTGGGCAACTTGCTGACTCTGAACGCAGCCAAAGAAATGAACCCAGGTTGAAGGTTAATAAGCTCCTTCCCCTCTTACTCACACTCTTGCTGTGTGCCTGCAGAACCCTGACTTGTGTGCTGTTCTGGGCAGGCAGCAAGACAGAGCTTGATGCGAGCAGGACGTGGGCGGGCCGATGCCACAAGCAAAGAAGAGCACAGAGACCCTGACCCCAGCGCCCCCGGGCCGTTCCCGAAGCCTTCTGCGGGGCCTGCCGTCGCCTGCTCTATGCTGTGCCTGTGGCTTGTGCGTGCTGCTGGCAGGCCTGAACGTGACACTGGTGGGAGctttctcaaccttcctgccGGGACACAACGTACCGCTGGTGGTGGGGCCCGCGCTGCTCGTGCTGGCGCTTGGCTTCTTTGCTGCCTGCTGCGTGTGCAGCCGCCGGGGCCCAGCTCCCCGCACGCGCTCCTCTGCCACTGCGGGTCAGGGTGGCAGGCGTCCAGGGACTGTGGCACTGGAGATGGAGAGCAGCGAGCGCACGGCGCAGGACACGACGGCGGTGCAGCTCAGTCCAGCCGCCTCGGCTGCATCCTCCAGCCGGTCCAGCCCTGGCCCAGGCCTCTTTGCCCTGGACCCTCCAGCACCTGCAACCGCGGCCCCCTACTTGCCGCGCAATGAAGGGACCCAGGTCAACTTCCCTCGGGACCTAGCTGCCTCCTAGTGGGCCAGGAGAAGCGCATTGGGGTGGGGGATTTGGGGGGATGCTTTAGTGGGTAGAGAAGGTCCAGGACTGAGCAGAAGTGGCCTCATCTGTACCATCTGTAAACTTCCAGTTGGGAGAATGTAGTGATGGGATTGGTTCTCACACTCCAAAGAGAGAAGAGCTTTGACCTCGTGGGCGGGGTCTCTAAGCTCTACTTCATCCTCTTCTCCTCATTGATGAAACTGCACCCCGGATCCTGGAAACCTGTCCCTCCCCCGTGATGTCTGAACACTGTGAAGGAAACTTCATCCAATCTAGAGGATCTAGTTAGGCCTTCGGAGTGGAAAGAGGGATGAAGGTCGAGCTTGCTCTACCAGGCCCTGTGCACTGACAGGCATGCAGCCCTCCTGCCCTTCTTGTTTCGAGTGCAACAAGCCCTTTAGGTTTAATTGGGGGACCAAGGTTCTGACTTCAGGATAAGTTGGCTACAGCACACCCATCCTTTCTGTCTGGCAAAGGTCAGGGGAGCTGAGGCTGGGGTCCTCCGTGGTGAGGAGTCTTTTCAATCCCGAAGGTCTGTGTGTGATTTTCACTACTAGCAACACCCACCTAGCAGCACCCACCGCCATGACTGTGCCACACACCATTCCAGCTGTCGCCTCACTCAATAAAGCCCTTTCTGAGTCAGTACTCTGCGATGTGCAGGTGGCAGAGGGACTGACTGGGAGCCTCTGATGAACACCGGGATCCTGAGGTGGTGGCAGCCTATGGCTAAACACTTCAGCAGCCTGGCCCCAGCCCTCCTTGGAGATCTAGGAGGGATCCCAGGGGAGAGGAGTGTGTGACTGGACAAGATGGTCTCTGAGACCCTGGGAATGTCCGTGGGAGAAGCTGTCAGATGTGTGGCTGGGTGGGGATAGGAGTGACCTGTGTCATTTAAGTAACTATTGACATCGGGCGTGCGAAGGAAAGGATGACTATTGATATCGCGCATGCGTAGGAGAGTATGACGGGTAGCTGTTGAGTGTGCCCAACCCCCAGcacaggcagggaagagaggagagctcCAAGGACCATGCAAAGCTCAGACCTTCTTCAGACCTAGCTAGGCTTGAAGTCTGGGCCCCGCCTGTGATCTGGGCAGGTGGATGAGGGTTCCCAATAGAAATATAAGGAGGGCTCCAGGAAGAAGGTCCAGGGAACAGAAGACTGGGAGAAGATCCTGTGACTCGGAGCCAGTCCCTCTGCGCATTTCAGATACCCAAGCAAGAGCTGACGGTGGCCCATGCTGGCCCACCGTCCCTTGACAGTGATAACTCCTTGGCCAGCCACTCTGGGCTTTAtcagctctctcttctctgtccacGCGGGGCTCTGCTGTGGACCAGGTAGTTCCCAACAGTCCTGGGGCTCTTCCTTCGTCTGCTGCCTTGTTCTCCTCTCCTGTTGTCTCCGAGGGACCTAAATGAAAGCAAATTTACCAGCAAGTAAATTTGTTCCCACAAGCCAGTAGCCTGGCCTTTGCAGCTCTCACTCAGTACCTGGAATACCTGGCCTCTTCTTGGAACGTCTTGTCACCCCTATTGGGTATGTGttggtgtgcatgtgcgtatgcacacatgtgtgtctgtggtcatTCCCAGGCTCAAACTCCTCTGAGATAGTGCTCTGCCTTCCCAAACACCAACTGCTTCCTCTTCCTTGAAAGAGGTTCCCATTGATGCAGACTTAGGTGGGATCTggacctcccttcccccaacaccaTATGGAGTGACACCCTTATATGCCCTACCATGTTAGCCCTAACCCAAACCCTCTTCCAGCTGACAGATGCCCTGAATTACACCCTTGGGGCTCTTTATCCCACACACAAGAAGATTCCCTGATCTTGTTCCGGAGTTAGCTACTGGAGAGGAGAAATAGACTTCAGATAAAGATTCCCGGAAGTGGAACAACGGATCAAAGATCAGTGGTGTGAGCAGACTTGTGAGAGAGGACAGGATGGGGGCATTGACTCCCTAGAGTCCCTGCTTGCCACCCGCAGCCAAAGATGGTTATTTCTTTCATCTGAACTCACTCCATCTCCTCAGTCACGCAAGTGCCCTGGGGCATACTTTCCAATCAGTCCCAGCA
This window harbors:
- the Tmem275 gene encoding transmembrane protein 275, with the translated sequence MPQAKKSTETLTPAPPGRSRSLLRGLPSPALCCACGLCVLLAGLNVTLVGAFSTFLPGHNVPLVVGPALLVLALGFFAACCVCSRRGPAPRTRSSATAGQGGRRPGTVALEMESSERTAQDTTAVQLSPAASAASSSRSSPGPGLFALDPPAPATAAPYLPRNEGTQVNFPRDLAAS